One segment of Coffea arabica cultivar ET-39 chromosome 7c, Coffea Arabica ET-39 HiFi, whole genome shotgun sequence DNA contains the following:
- the LOC113698688 gene encoding heat shock factor protein HSF24 has translation MCQRTVPAPFLTKTYQLVDDPCSDDVISWNESGTTFVVWKTAEFAKDLLPNYFKHNNFSSFVRQLNTYGFRKIVPDKWEFANDNFKRGRKELLTDIRRRKTTTSTQSTNQAGAGKSLTTANPTSPANSGEDLGSSSTSFPGSKSPGSVDTLSAEQFADLSDENEKLKKDNQMLSSELAQTKKQCDDLVAFLTKHVNVAPDQINSIMNQGAAVGEMNFNENNCVVDDRVDSKEADDDDDDENGNGGSLKLFGVTLLTEKNRKRGRDDMDVGYAEVRPRKDVKTLDFCAAWMRIASCAGETSKVCN, from the exons atgtGTCAAAGGACAGTTCCGGCGCCGTTCTTGACCAAGACGTATCAGTTGGTGGATGATCCCTGCTCGGACGATGTAATATCGTGGAACGAAAGCGGTACAACGTTCGTGGTCTGGAAAACCGCGGAGTTTGCTAAGGATTTGCTGCCTAATTACTTCAAGCACAACAACTTTTCCAGCTTCGTTCGTCAGCTCAACACCTAT GGCTTCCGAAAAATTGTCCCCGATAAATGGGAATTTGCCAACGACAATTTCAAGCGAGGACGGAAGGAGCTCCTAACTGATATCCGTCGACGGAAAACCACGACGTCAACACAGTCCACAAACCAAGCTGGGGCCGGCAAGTCCTTAACCACCGCCAATCCCACCTCACCAGCAAATTCCGGCGAGGACTTGGGCTCAAGCTCAACCTCATTCCCCGGCTCGAAGAGCCCGGGGTCGGTGGACACCTTATCTGCAGAGCAATTTGCGGACTTGTCCGATGAGAATGAAAAACTGAAGAAAGATAATCAGATGCTGAGTTCAGAGCTTGCACAGACCAAGAAACAATGCGACGACCTCGTTGCATTCTTGACCAAGCATGTAAATGTTGCACCTGATCAAATCAACAGCATCATGAACCAGGGAGCAGCGGTGGGTGAGATGAATTTTAATGAGAACAATTGTGTTGTTGATGATCGTGTTGACAGCAAAGAAgccgatgatgatgatgatgacgaaAATGGGAACGGAGGGAGCTTGAAGTTGTTCGGTGTGACCTTGTTAACAGAGAAGAACAGAAAGAGGGGTCGGGATGACATGGATGTTGGTTATGCTGAGGTTCGTCCTAGGAAAGACGTCAAGACACTCGACTTTTGTGCAGCTTGGATGAGAATAGCTTCATGCGCTGGTGAAACCAGCAAGGTTTGTAACTGA
- the LOC113698689 gene encoding uncharacterized protein isoform X2 — MLYKPTKTLKTHHLAQAQVTYDAVAALKQKAAGQKARQNCGDSSSSPVSISGQRKMDSTETPLSTSPSHSNFSQQRHFYLAVDRLQFKMETLVDLLGMAGRQPCLRMVVCCSTRDELDAVCSAVSRLSYISIATLYSDQAEAERPRILEKFRQTAINWNNCTADGEEKKDDKEERNKSHMIIVTDACLPLLGMGESPISSRVLINYELPTKKMGLSLIWWLVVKLQLSKALKRAVVLS; from the exons ATGCTCTATAAACCAACAAAAACTTTAAAAACTCATCACCTGGCCCAAGCCCAAGTGACCTACGACGCCGTTGCCGCGCTGAAACAAAAGGCCGCAGGGCAGAAGGCGAGGCAAAATTGCGGAGATTCTTCCTCGTCACCGGTCAGCATCTCTGGACAGCGGAAGATGGATTCAACCGAAACTCCCTTATCCACCTCCCCATCCCATTCCAATTTCAG CCAACAGCGCCATTTCTATCTTGCCGTGGATAGGCTCCAATTCAAGATG GAAACCTTGGTGGATCTATTAGGCATGGCCGGACGGCAACCGTGTCTACGCATGGTGGTCTGCTGCAGCACTCGTGACGAGCTCGACGCCGTCTGCTCCGCCGTCTCCCGCCTCTCCTACATTTCTATTGCAACTCTG TATAGTGACCAGGCGGAAGCTGAACGACCGCGGATTTTGGAGAAGTTCAGGCAAACGGCAATTAATTGGAACAATTGCACTGCCGATGgcgaagaaaagaaagatgacAAAGAAGAGCGGAACAAGTCTCATATGATTATTGTTACTGATGCTTGCCTGCCGTTGCTTGGCATGGGGGAGTCGCCTATCAGCTCTCGAGTTTTGATTAATTATGAGCTGCCAACTAAAAAG ATGGGATTGTCATTAATATGGTGGTTGGTGGTGAAGTTGCAACTCTCAAAAGCATTGAAGAGAGCAGTGGTCTTGTCATAG
- the LOC113698689 gene encoding ATP-dependent RNA helicase FAL1 isoform X1, which produces MLYKPTKTLKTHHLAQAQVTYDAVAALKQKAAGQKARQNCGDSSSSPVSISGQRKMDSTETPLSTSPSHSNFSQQRHFYLAVDRLQFKMETLVDLLGMAGRQPCLRMVVCCSTRDELDAVCSAVSRLSYISIATLYSDQAEAERPRILEKFRQTAINWNNCTADGEEKKDDKEERNKSHMIIVTDACLPLLGMGESPISSRVLINYELPTKKETYLRRMATCLATDGIVINMVVGGEVATLKSIEESSGLVIAEMPIHIFEMM; this is translated from the exons ATGCTCTATAAACCAACAAAAACTTTAAAAACTCATCACCTGGCCCAAGCCCAAGTGACCTACGACGCCGTTGCCGCGCTGAAACAAAAGGCCGCAGGGCAGAAGGCGAGGCAAAATTGCGGAGATTCTTCCTCGTCACCGGTCAGCATCTCTGGACAGCGGAAGATGGATTCAACCGAAACTCCCTTATCCACCTCCCCATCCCATTCCAATTTCAG CCAACAGCGCCATTTCTATCTTGCCGTGGATAGGCTCCAATTCAAGATG GAAACCTTGGTGGATCTATTAGGCATGGCCGGACGGCAACCGTGTCTACGCATGGTGGTCTGCTGCAGCACTCGTGACGAGCTCGACGCCGTCTGCTCCGCCGTCTCCCGCCTCTCCTACATTTCTATTGCAACTCTG TATAGTGACCAGGCGGAAGCTGAACGACCGCGGATTTTGGAGAAGTTCAGGCAAACGGCAATTAATTGGAACAATTGCACTGCCGATGgcgaagaaaagaaagatgacAAAGAAGAGCGGAACAAGTCTCATATGATTATTGTTACTGATGCTTGCCTGCCGTTGCTTGGCATGGGGGAGTCGCCTATCAGCTCTCGAGTTTTGATTAATTATGAGCTGCCAACTAAAAAG gAAACTTATTTGAGGCGTATGGCAACTTGTTTAGCCACAG ATGGGATTGTCATTAATATGGTGGTTGGTGGTGAAGTTGCAACTCTCAAAAGCATTGAAGAGAGCAGTGGTCTTGTCATAGCTGAGATGCCCATACAT ATCTTTGAGATGATGTAA
- the LOC113699156 gene encoding uncharacterized protein, translating into MSHNPTIPPSLSPPPTEFIPEPRRIQPVPTPTPSLYKQKSWSPDTYRDEAWQRRKGNHDIRCNRRSKSVTEEDLEELKACIELGFSFDSPKMDQRLSDTFPAYGLFYAVNKNYNDTVSKHITLALPFSSTASDCDTPSPLDSPHNIFDPGENPQTVKTRLRQWAQVVACAVRQSSR; encoded by the exons ATGTCCCACAACCCCACCATTCCTCCATCACTCTCACCGCCCCCAACGGAGTTCATACCGGAGCCCCGGCGGATTCAGCCAGTGCCCACACCTACTCCATCTCTGTACAAACAAAAATCCTGGTCTCCGGACACTTATCGTGATGAGGCTTGGCAGCGGCGGAAGGGAAATCACGACATTCGCTGCAACCGTCGGAGTAAGAGCGTGACCGAGGAAGACCTTGAGGAACTCAAGGCTTGTATTGAATTGGGTTTCAGTTTTGACTCCCCAAAAATGGACCAACGTTTGTCTGATACTTTTCCGGCCTATGGACTATTTTATGCTGTAAACAAGAATTACAACGACACAGTTTCTAAGCATATCACTTTGGCATTGCCTTTCTCTTCCACTGCCTCGGACTGCGACACGCCTTCCCCTCTTGACAGCCCTCATAACATCTTTGATCCAG GTGAAAATCCACAAACGGTGAAGACAAGATTGAGACAGTGGGCACAAGTGGTTGCCTGTGCCGTTCGTCAATCTTCAAGGTGA